In Sphaerospermopsis torques-reginae ITEP-024, the genomic window ATGGCTAAACTGTAAGTACCGATTTTATTAGCAGTATCTCCATTGGCAGCTATTCTATCAGCACCGACAACCACCGCATCAATTAAACCTTGTTGCATACAATGGGCGGCCATATTATCAGTAATAACTGTAACGGGAATTCCTTCTTGTACACATTCCCAAGCGGTTAGTTTTGCACCTTGTAAACGAGGACGGGTTTCATCTGCAAATACTCGTGTGAGTCTTCCTTCTCTCCAAGCAGAACGCACTACACCTAAAGCAGTACCATAACCAGCGGTTGCTAAAGCACCAGCATTACAGTGAGTTAATATGATTAATTTTTCGGGTGTTTTGGGTAAAACATTTAAACCGTGATCACCTATTTTTTCACAGGTTTGGATATCTTCAGCGTTGATAGTTTGGGCAGTTTCTAGGAGATTTTGTTTAATTTCTGGGATAGTTCCCAAAGTTTCATAAGCAGTTTTCATCATTCTCCCAATTGCCCAAAATAAGTTTACCGCAGTGGGACGGGTAGAACGCAATAACTGGGCGACTTGTTCTAAACGGTTTAAAAATTCCGTGCGATCGCTCGTTTCAATTTCTCTTGCACCCAAATACATTCCGTAAGCAGCCGCAACACCAATAGCCGGCGCACCTCTAACTATCATAGTTATAATGGCCTCGGCCATGTCTTCGCTACGATTAATTTCTACCACTGCATACTCATTTGGTAAACGGGTTTGATCTATGAGTAAAACTGAGTTATTCT contains:
- the mtnA gene encoding S-methyl-5-thioribose-1-phosphate isomerase, which translates into the protein MLYPVVWQNNSVLLIDQTRLPNEYAVVEINRSEDMAEAIITMIVRGAPAIGVAAAYGMYLGAREIETSDRTEFLNRLEQVAQLLRSTRPTAVNLFWAIGRMMKTAYETLGTIPEIKQNLLETAQTINAEDIQTCEKIGDHGLNVLPKTPEKLIILTHCNAGALATAGYGTALGVVRSAWREGRLTRVFADETRPRLQGAKLTAWECVQEGIPVTVITDNMAAHCMQQGLIDAVVVGADRIAANGDTANKIGTYSLAIVAKAHNIPFFVAAPISTIDFTLANGSQIPIEERHPSEVYQVGDTVLTPSGVEFYNPAFDVTPAKLITAIITENGAFAPGDLVKCHNHS